Part of the Impatiens glandulifera chromosome 8, dImpGla2.1, whole genome shotgun sequence genome is shown below.
TTTTTCTTCTGTAAAGACTCGACTAAATGCATCAAAGGGAGTATCAAGCGTTTGCGAGCCCCTTCCTCCCGATAGGCCTTTATGGTTCCCTGGAAGCTCTCCCCCTCCCTGGCTCGATGGAAGGTATCCACATTCACTCTCTAATCTTTATTAATCTTGATCATAATACTAATCTTTATTAATCTTGATCATAATACTGATATTCAAGTAAATTTTCTCAATAATAAAAACTTGTATTTTATCTTCTACACATACTGCATCATTAATTTCCTTGTCATTTATTGTTCTCGTAGTATTCCAGGAGATTTTGGATTCGACCCACTTGGATTAGGTAAGCTTGCATTTGTTTGATAGATTGAAGAAAACCAGTGATCTGTAAATGGATGGTTTGATCTCAGGATCTGATCCGGAACTGCTGAAATGGTTTGCACAAGCTGAGTTAATACACAGCAGATGGGCAATGCTTGCTGTGTCGGGAATTCTGATTCCAGAATGGCTAGAAAGTCTGGGGTTCATCGAGAAGTTCTCTTGGTACGACGCAGGAGAACAAGAATATTTCGCAGATTCCACAACTCTGTTTGTGGTGCAACTGGGGCTAATGGGTTGGGTTGAAGGTCGGAGATGGGCAGACATAATAAAACCAGGGTGCGTGGATATAGAACCGAGTTTTCCACATAAGAAGAAGCCAAAGGTCGATGTTGGCTATCCGGGCGGGCTTTGGTTCGACCCTTTGATGTGGGGTAGAGGGTCACCGGAGCCTGTGATGGTTCTTAGGACTAAAGAGATCAAGAATGGTCGGCTTGCCATGCTTGCATTCATTGGGTTTGTTTTTCAGGCAATTTATACAGGACAAGGCCCTTTAGAGAATCTTTCCGCTCATATTGCAGATCCAGGACACTGCAATGTCTTCTCGGTACTGCAACTTTCATTCTTAATTTTCCAGATTGAAACATCAAATTTTGTACtgattttgaaaacatttgGTTTGCAGGCTTTCACATCGCACTAGTGCTTGCTCTGCAGGAAGGAAGGAGCGCCAAGAATTTACATGCCAACATGATgtgtttcttcttgtcttctTGATTTTGTCCatttacaaatgtaaatattatttgaaaatgaccATTCGGATTATTTGTTGGTCAAATCTCGATTTGCTCTTAATGAGAAGATACGAAATTCATGATACGTTTCTATAAGTTTAAACATACTGGCTCGCTAAACAATAGTTTAGCTTAAACATGATGAAAGTGCAAACCATGATCCAACTTCAGAATTAACAGATTCCTACCTAAGTCAAGTGATGTTCTGTAGAATTAGATGCACCTGCTTAGATAGAAACAGGACATGAGTTAGGTTCCTCAAAAAAGGATTTCTATTTAACAGGGTTCAAACCACTAAATCAAAGatgaaacaaaattataataaataaaaagatactatgtattattattatgaaaccCCTGAACTAAGGCATTGCTTGATGTTTTAATGATATACTTTTGTATGAATATCTAAATTATATGTGTATGAATTTAATGTATTTATCCAACTACTaaatgaaaaagtaaataagTAATGACAGAATATTTACTTCCCCTTTAAGTAAGAATTATTTTGTAGATTGTATGATGTAAAAACATTATACATCATACATAGGTCCAAGTTTAACAATAAATATAGGCTATATATATGACACAGGTCGTCCTCATGTTTTTCATGCCTAAACCAACCCgagcaaataaataaataattaattatagtaGGGACATCTCTAAAACGACAAGTACCAAATATCACACAACATTCAATCTACAAAAGAAATTGACAAAATATGAATCACTGACAGTCATTATAGCATAATAGATTAATTTAGAGAGAAAGGTGGACTTAATTTGATCATCGTCCCTATCGTTTCACACGCATATCTTTCACACATGAAATGTTATGGGTTTTCCATtacagaatatatatataaaggaaaCAGCAGCAGCTATATACAACAATcacaaataaattcaatttcaGATTATTAACAATTTCATGGCCGCCAATTCCGAATCGGATTCGGAATTAGTTGTTGAGGCCGTGAAATGTGAGTCATGTGGGTTCACGGAGGATTGTACTCCGGCCTATATTTCTCGTATCAGAGAAAACTACAACGGGAGGTGGATTTGCGGCCTGTGTTGTGAAGCTGTTAAAGACGAGGTTTTGAGGTCCGACAAAGTCGACGTTACGACCGAAGAAGCATTGAACAAACACATTCATTTCTGTCAAGATTTTCAACATTCCGGACATGAGATTCACCACTATCATCCCATCTCTGCAATTGGAAGGCTTCTCTGCCGGACTTTGGATAATTATCCGACCCATCAACACCAACCatttcctcctcctcctcctcttcgtcgccgccgccgccctTTCTTACTCCCATCAGATTGATTCTATTTTCCATCTGTTTCTTTAGCAACCTTAATTCATTtctcaattgagattggtttgGTCGGTGGATGGATATATATGAAATCTGTGTGGGGATGAAGAAAATTTGAGTCTTGAGAAAATGTAATTAACTTGTTAAAAAATAAGACTTTTATTAACTCAAATAAAGAGCTacttatcaaaatttatatataaaatctagATTTAATTCTAATGATCAAGATTGAACAATTTTGTAATTCATTAAGGTTAAATTCAAAGATGTGTAAGATGGGATTAAATAGAGAGCAAGTCgaacaaataaatttgataaattttgtcATTGACCAAGGATTTATAAACCACGCTGAAAAATGTCAGGTTAATTGTTAAGTGATAATTGATTATGTAtgtttatagtaaaaaaaaaaaaaaaaaggagagattcatatataaataattggaGGATATATATAAGAAGGTATCTGACTAAAAGATCTATTTCAGTgactttttattgaaaaataaaaataactttagatCTTGTAACTTCAACTCCTTTGCAGTTAAGAAAAGGATGG
Proteins encoded:
- the LOC124911375 gene encoding photosystem I chlorophyll a/b-binding protein 6, chloroplastic → MSHFSSVKTRLNASKGVSSVCEPLPPDRPLWFPGSSPPPWLDGSIPGDFGFDPLGLGSDPELLKWFAQAELIHSRWAMLAVSGILIPEWLESLGFIEKFSWYDAGEQEYFADSTTLFVVQLGLMGWVEGRRWADIIKPGCVDIEPSFPHKKKPKVDVGYPGGLWFDPLMWGRGSPEPVMVLRTKEIKNGRLAMLAFIGFVFQAIYTGQGPLENLSAHIADPGHCNVFSAFTSH
- the LOC124911583 gene encoding uncharacterized protein LOC124911583 translates to MAANSESDSELVVEAVKCESCGFTEDCTPAYISRIRENYNGRWICGLCCEAVKDEVLRSDKVDVTTEEALNKHIHFCQDFQHSGHEIHHYHPISAIGRLLCRTLDNYPTHQHQPFPPPPPLRRRRRPFLLPSD